From the genome of Thermogutta terrifontis, one region includes:
- a CDS encoding ParA family protein, giving the protein MPRVICVANQKGGVGKTTTAINLAACLAVAGRRTLLVDLDPQCNATSGLGRQPLAHHPLVAGLPLSDAVLRVDVPNLELLPGSRSFRDVEALARDNGTYASLLRSHLQNGMAGYDYVLIDCPPSVGQLTRTALAASHEVLMPIQCEYFAMEGLAQMIEVIRQVMIERDRQLQFGGILLTMYDPRLELTLEVEAEVREFFGEIVFQTVIPRDVLCAEAPSHGLPVIAYAPRARSTRAYVELCMEVLESE; this is encoded by the coding sequence GTGCCACGCGTCATCTGTGTTGCCAACCAGAAAGGTGGCGTAGGAAAAACGACGACCGCCATCAATTTGGCCGCTTGTCTGGCGGTGGCAGGCCGACGAACACTCCTTGTCGATCTTGATCCCCAGTGTAACGCCACTTCCGGGCTCGGTCGTCAACCGCTTGCTCATCACCCGCTGGTGGCAGGATTGCCGCTCAGCGATGCCGTATTGCGGGTCGATGTGCCAAACCTCGAACTCCTGCCAGGAAGTCGCAGCTTTCGAGATGTGGAAGCGCTCGCCAGGGATAACGGTACGTACGCCTCGCTGTTGCGCTCCCATCTGCAAAACGGGATGGCCGGGTATGACTACGTTCTCATTGACTGCCCGCCCTCGGTAGGGCAGTTGACCCGGACCGCCCTGGCGGCCTCCCACGAGGTCCTCATGCCTATTCAGTGTGAATACTTCGCTATGGAGGGCCTCGCCCAAATGATCGAGGTTATCCGGCAGGTGATGATCGAGCGTGACCGGCAACTCCAGTTTGGGGGCATCCTGCTCACGATGTACGATCCCCGCCTCGAACTGACTCTGGAAGTCGAGGCGGAAGTGCGTGAATTCTTTGGTGAAATTGTGTTCCAGACGGTGATTCCGCGCGATGTGCTGTGCGCGGAAGCACCCAGCCATGGTTTACCTGTCATTGCCTATGCACCGCGGGCCCGAAGCACCCGCGCTTACGTGGAACTTTGCATGGAGGTTTTGGAAAGTGAGTAG
- a CDS encoding DUF1015 domain-containing protein, which produces MPEIQAFRGIRYNLSHVGSLSDVIAPPYDVISPELQDALYKKHPCNVVRLILNRIEPGDDEVNNRYSRARRYYKSWLAEGVLMQDADPAIYVYYQEFDLQGVRYVRKGFMARVRLSRYEEGQIFPHEHTLRGPRMDQLMLMTMCKAQLSQVFGMYPDPEGRTQQVLDEAVRDVTPVEAVDHLGITHRMWPVTKPELVTELSSIVGPMPIFIADGHHRYETALEYREQLRDMGYLRPDHPAHYVLMHCVPMEDPGLIVLPTHRLIRGIPALGADELASRLGDAFTVQTVARTPEAARDVWELVERSPDPATLAFYTQKDDTWSVAEITPAGREKMDELAADHTPEWRRLGVAVLHKLVLDHLLRPSSPPELEYVHLIDEVIERLKSGQYPLAALVRPATVTDIRDVSLQGDRMPPKSTYFYPKLCSGLVINPLE; this is translated from the coding sequence ATGCCGGAAATCCAAGCTTTTCGCGGAATTCGTTACAATCTCAGCCACGTCGGTTCGCTGAGCGATGTGATCGCCCCGCCCTATGACGTGATCTCTCCGGAGCTTCAGGACGCTCTTTACAAGAAGCATCCGTGCAACGTGGTGCGGCTGATCCTCAATCGCATCGAACCTGGAGATGACGAAGTCAACAACCGGTACAGCCGGGCCCGCCGCTACTACAAAAGCTGGCTGGCAGAGGGCGTGCTCATGCAGGACGCCGACCCGGCCATTTACGTCTACTACCAAGAATTCGATCTCCAGGGTGTGCGGTACGTGCGGAAGGGATTTATGGCTCGGGTACGGCTCTCCCGTTACGAGGAAGGTCAAATCTTCCCTCATGAGCACACTCTGCGCGGGCCGCGAATGGATCAGCTCATGCTCATGACAATGTGCAAAGCGCAGCTCAGCCAGGTTTTTGGGATGTATCCTGATCCTGAGGGACGCACTCAGCAGGTCCTCGATGAGGCCGTCCGTGACGTCACCCCGGTGGAAGCGGTGGACCATCTGGGAATCACGCACCGAATGTGGCCGGTGACGAAACCCGAATTGGTTACGGAGCTTTCCAGTATTGTTGGCCCGATGCCCATTTTCATTGCCGATGGCCATCACCGGTACGAGACGGCACTGGAATACCGGGAGCAACTCCGTGATATGGGCTACCTCCGCCCCGATCATCCTGCCCACTACGTCCTCATGCATTGCGTGCCGATGGAAGACCCGGGCCTGATCGTGCTCCCCACACACCGGCTCATTCGAGGAATTCCCGCCCTGGGCGCCGATGAGCTGGCCAGCCGACTGGGTGACGCGTTTACGGTGCAAACAGTCGCCCGAACCCCAGAAGCAGCCCGCGATGTATGGGAACTGGTGGAACGATCGCCCGATCCAGCGACCCTGGCCTTCTACACGCAAAAAGACGACACCTGGTCGGTCGCCGAGATCACCCCGGCAGGTCGGGAAAAAATGGATGAACTGGCGGCCGATCACACGCCGGAATGGCGCAGGCTGGGCGTGGCCGTGCTCCACAAGTTGGTTCTCGATCATCTCCTCCGCCCGAGCTCGCCGCCGGAGCTGGAATACGTTCACCTCATCGACGAGGTGATCGAGCGGTTGAAATCCGGCCAGTATCCGCTCGCCGCACTGGTTCGACCGGCCACGGTCACGGATATCCGCGACGTCAGCCTCCAGGGCGACCGAATGCCGCCCAAGAGCACCTATTTCTATCCCAAGCTTTGCTCTGGTTTGGTGATCAACCCGCTTGAATGA
- a CDS encoding ExeA family protein, translating into MYEQFFGFKQRPFPASCHPRYYIPLEAMEAAREKLVRTVLRAEGAGLVIGPTGTGKSMLLHVIAQQLQSRCEVVLLAHGRFPNVRALLQAILCELRQPFRGMDEGELRLNLVEYLRSLPSSRPLALLVDEADTLSFRLLEEIRTLLNVMSGEDPAVRLVLAGGTGLEERLTAPKLQVLSQRIAARCYVDALNRSETFFYIEQHIKRAGKSPSEIFPEKTCEAVYHATGGVLRLINQVCDHALILAFADGLKTVTPELVQEAWSDLQQFPIPWDPVPRSGGASGVVEFGSWSDIGGESHRDLTADLTGGGSSIPAEPAEHQGWRDRPGQSLAGPHGELDGLPSAQESGEPFEVPTDVLTGGSTSNDALGGVPNQEPPEGLKDRPDPVARIDDVVATVSELENEMSPQTVRTPEVELVFYDWGDPFEEKFSQEIRVTPRMPTAYRSDFTPQTVSPRQTGHSEWEPSSGSSTIRQMDAALVDSAEITELASRPELHVAQADEAPGRAEKPEAQEPRCPTATGIASSSIELHDSPGEDAPTESLRREELGEPTHPGSGADGKHEEIGSLRLMSSTVEPKGEQRSESPSVVGSDGSPDTKALSPMEAEELVRDRTEMTTPHVRRRFKSLFSQLRNAQ; encoded by the coding sequence ATGTACGAGCAGTTTTTTGGATTCAAGCAGCGGCCTTTCCCCGCTTCCTGTCATCCGCGGTACTACATTCCGCTGGAGGCTATGGAAGCGGCACGGGAAAAGCTGGTTCGAACAGTTTTGCGGGCCGAGGGAGCGGGGCTTGTCATCGGTCCCACCGGTACCGGCAAGTCCATGCTCCTTCACGTGATTGCCCAGCAACTTCAATCCCGGTGCGAGGTCGTGCTCCTCGCCCATGGGCGGTTTCCGAACGTTCGGGCACTGCTGCAGGCCATCCTCTGCGAGTTGCGGCAGCCATTTCGGGGCATGGATGAAGGTGAACTCCGTTTAAACCTGGTGGAATATCTCAGGAGCCTGCCGAGCTCGAGACCCCTTGCCCTGCTGGTAGACGAAGCCGATACCCTTTCTTTTCGATTGCTGGAAGAGATTCGCACACTGCTCAATGTGATGAGCGGTGAGGACCCGGCGGTGCGACTTGTGCTCGCTGGAGGGACCGGGCTTGAAGAGCGTCTGACGGCTCCCAAATTGCAGGTGCTCAGTCAGCGAATTGCCGCGCGGTGCTACGTGGACGCTCTTAACCGATCGGAGACGTTTTTTTACATCGAGCAGCACATCAAGCGGGCGGGAAAATCTCCCTCCGAAATTTTCCCCGAAAAGACCTGCGAGGCAGTCTATCATGCGACGGGAGGCGTCCTCCGCTTGATCAACCAGGTTTGTGATCATGCCCTCATTCTCGCCTTTGCCGACGGTCTTAAAACAGTGACGCCGGAGCTCGTGCAGGAAGCGTGGTCGGATCTCCAGCAATTCCCGATTCCGTGGGATCCGGTCCCGCGGTCGGGCGGTGCGAGCGGCGTCGTGGAGTTTGGAAGTTGGTCCGATATCGGGGGCGAATCGCACCGGGACCTGACAGCCGACCTTACCGGGGGCGGATCGAGTATCCCGGCCGAGCCTGCCGAACACCAGGGGTGGCGCGATCGGCCAGGTCAATCGCTGGCAGGACCGCACGGAGAACTCGACGGTTTACCATCGGCACAGGAGAGCGGTGAGCCGTTTGAAGTGCCCACCGATGTGCTGACGGGCGGAAGCACTTCCAATGATGCATTAGGAGGTGTCCCGAATCAGGAGCCGCCAGAGGGCTTGAAAGATCGTCCCGATCCGGTCGCACGGATTGACGATGTGGTGGCCACAGTTTCGGAACTCGAAAATGAGATGTCCCCCCAAACGGTGCGAACCCCCGAGGTGGAACTTGTCTTTTATGATTGGGGCGACCCCTTCGAGGAAAAGTTTTCTCAGGAGATTCGCGTGACTCCTCGCATGCCGACGGCGTATCGGAGCGATTTCACACCCCAAACCGTCTCGCCGCGGCAGACAGGGCATTCCGAATGGGAACCGTCAAGCGGCTCCTCCACTATCCGACAGATGGATGCTGCTCTTGTTGATTCTGCCGAGATCACAGAACTCGCTTCCCGCCCCGAACTCCACGTCGCACAGGCTGACGAGGCACCTGGCCGTGCGGAAAAACCGGAAGCTCAAGAGCCTCGCTGTCCGACGGCTACGGGGATCGCATCATCTTCGATCGAGTTACACGATTCACCCGGTGAGGACGCGCCGACTGAGAGCCTCCGACGGGAAGAACTCGGCGAACCGACGCATCCAGGTAGCGGGGCCGATGGAAAGCACGAGGAGATCGGAAGCCTTCGGCTGATGTCAAGCACCGTGGAACCGAAGGGGGAACAGCGGTCTGAAAGTCCCAGTGTCGTAGGATCCGATGGAAGCCCGGATACGAAGGCGTTATCGCCGATGGAGGCAGAAGAGTTGGTGCGAGACCGCACCGAGATGACCACACCGCATGTGCGACGCCGCTTCAAGTCGCTGTTCAGTCAGTTGCGCAATGCACAGTAA
- a CDS encoding ParB/RepB/Spo0J family partition protein, with protein MSREKRLGRGLEALLGRLDAVSPADEHPAAVPGDTLAPDSPYPDRAGSGESLSPRKSVPEVRRIPIDDIDRNPFQPRQEIDTEELMQLAESLSTHGLLQPIVVRRNGDRYQLVAGERRLRAAQIAGWQEVPARIVQADDRQLAELAIVENLQRKDLNPLEKALCFQRYLEEYGATQEELAARLNLDRSTISNFIRLLDLPSEVQQALREGRITQGHARALLGLESEEEQIALCRRIIEEGWSVRRVEAEVQQRQQDGGTQLKIIRPESGQNPAPADDHMALLEQEFRAALGLRVSLTHNGRGRGKLIVHFRNHEEFERLRERICGGEFPQAAGM; from the coding sequence GTGAGTAGAGAAAAACGCCTTGGACGTGGTCTGGAAGCCTTGCTGGGTCGTCTTGATGCTGTCTCGCCTGCGGACGAACATCCCGCTGCCGTCCCGGGCGACACGCTCGCCCCGGATTCTCCCTACCCGGATAGAGCCGGTTCTGGGGAAAGCTTGTCGCCGCGAAAGAGCGTCCCGGAGGTGAGGCGGATTCCCATCGACGACATAGACCGAAATCCTTTTCAACCCCGCCAGGAAATTGATACCGAAGAGCTCATGCAACTAGCAGAAAGCTTATCGACACACGGATTGCTGCAACCGATCGTCGTGCGTCGCAACGGCGATCGCTACCAACTTGTGGCCGGCGAGCGGCGTCTGAGGGCGGCCCAAATAGCCGGCTGGCAAGAGGTGCCCGCTCGCATCGTCCAGGCTGACGACCGGCAACTCGCGGAATTGGCGATCGTCGAAAACCTTCAGCGGAAGGACCTCAATCCTCTGGAAAAAGCCCTCTGCTTCCAAAGATATCTGGAAGAATACGGGGCGACGCAGGAAGAGCTCGCAGCACGGCTGAATCTCGATCGTTCCACGATCTCCAATTTCATCCGCCTCCTCGACCTACCTTCGGAGGTGCAGCAGGCCCTGCGGGAAGGACGCATCACCCAGGGCCACGCCCGCGCCTTGCTCGGACTGGAATCGGAAGAGGAGCAAATCGCTCTCTGCCGCCGAATAATCGAAGAAGGATGGAGTGTGCGGCGGGTGGAAGCAGAGGTCCAGCAGCGGCAACAGGATGGGGGAACTCAACTGAAGATCATCCGGCCCGAGTCAGGACAAAATCCTGCTCCAGCAGATGATCACATGGCTTTACTGGAGCAGGAGTTCCGTGCCGCGCTTGGGCTTCGTGTGTCCCTGACGCACAACGGTCGGGGACGCGGCAAGCTCATTGTCCATTTCAGGAATCACGAAGAGTTTGAACGCCTGCGCGAACGGATCTGCGGGGGTGAGTTCCCCCAGGCCGCGGGAATGTGA
- the ahcY gene encoding adenosylhomocysteinase, with product MSQGTVTKGKVEGKLPYKVKDISLAEWGRREIELAEKEMPGLMALREKYGRSKPLKGARIAGCLHMTIETAVLIETLVELGAQVQWSSCNKFSTEDHAAAAIAARGIPVYAWKGETDEEYEWCIEQTLIFPDGEQLNLIIDDGGDLTAMVHSPKYAHLLPGIRGLSEETTTGVHRLYQMHAKGELKIPAINVNDSVTKSKFDNLYGCRESLIDGIKRATDVMIAGKTAVVCGYGDVGKGCAQSLRAYGARVVVTEIDPICALQAAMEGYEVTTLEEVAPRAHIFVTATGCCNVIRPEHMLAMPDGAVICNIGHFDVEIDVDWLMHKSGAKRTTIKPLVDKFTFPNGKSIILLAEGRLVNLGCATGHPSFVMSNSFTNQVLAQIALWTEPEKYPVGVHCLPKKLDEEVARLHLEKIGVKLTKLTPEQAAYLGIPVDGPFKPDYYRY from the coding sequence ATGTCACAGGGTACTGTAACCAAGGGTAAGGTGGAAGGGAAATTGCCGTACAAGGTCAAGGATATTTCCCTTGCCGAATGGGGGCGACGGGAAATTGAGCTGGCCGAAAAGGAAATGCCGGGCCTGATGGCGCTTCGGGAGAAGTACGGCCGTTCGAAACCGCTCAAAGGGGCGCGAATTGCCGGATGTCTCCACATGACCATTGAGACGGCGGTTCTCATCGAGACGCTGGTTGAACTGGGCGCCCAGGTCCAGTGGAGCAGTTGCAACAAGTTCTCCACCGAAGATCACGCGGCAGCGGCCATCGCTGCGCGGGGAATACCCGTCTATGCGTGGAAGGGCGAAACTGATGAAGAATATGAATGGTGCATCGAACAGACGCTGATCTTCCCGGATGGGGAACAGTTGAACTTAATTATCGACGATGGCGGTGACCTCACGGCCATGGTGCACAGCCCCAAATATGCCCATCTCTTGCCGGGAATTCGGGGGCTATCCGAAGAGACGACGACCGGCGTCCACCGCCTGTATCAAATGCATGCCAAAGGTGAACTGAAGATCCCAGCCATCAATGTCAATGATTCGGTGACCAAGAGTAAATTTGACAACCTCTACGGTTGTCGGGAATCACTCATCGACGGCATCAAGCGTGCCACCGACGTGATGATCGCCGGAAAAACGGCGGTGGTGTGCGGTTACGGAGATGTGGGCAAGGGATGCGCTCAATCTCTGCGGGCATATGGCGCGCGGGTTGTCGTCACCGAAATCGATCCCATTTGCGCCCTCCAGGCAGCGATGGAAGGCTACGAGGTCACAACGCTGGAAGAGGTGGCGCCCCGGGCGCACATCTTCGTGACGGCCACCGGCTGCTGCAACGTCATCCGGCCGGAACACATGCTGGCCATGCCAGATGGTGCAGTTATCTGCAACATCGGTCACTTCGACGTGGAGATCGATGTGGATTGGCTGATGCACAAATCCGGGGCGAAGCGAACCACAATCAAACCGCTGGTGGATAAATTCACTTTCCCGAATGGAAAATCGATCATCCTGCTGGCGGAGGGTCGGCTGGTCAACCTGGGTTGCGCAACGGGCCATCCTTCCTTCGTCATGTCCAACTCTTTCACCAATCAGGTGCTCGCGCAGATAGCTCTGTGGACCGAGCCAGAAAAATATCCGGTGGGTGTTCACTGCCTGCCCAAGAAACTGGACGAGGAGGTGGCCCGACTGCATCTGGAAAAGATTGGCGTCAAACTGACGAAGCTGACTCCCGAGCAGGCGGCTTACCTTGGGATCCCGGTGGACGGCCCCTTCAAACCCGATTATTACCGTTACTGA
- a CDS encoding phosphoribosylanthranilate isomerase, producing the protein MFRIKICGITTRQDASVVVEAGADALGFNFYPRSPRYIPPREASQIAKSLPRGVAKVGVFVNSPVGEIREIAFRVTLDWIQLHGDETPDILRQLRPLVCIKAFRVDEETGLGPVKQFLEACVKQDVMPRAILLDSRKDDAYGGTGSTFDWKLAKEYAKLVSNPPPLILSGGLTPENVEEAILTVNPAAVDVASGVEESPGKKSAEKVLRFVQQAKAAWQKLAS; encoded by the coding sequence ATGTTTCGAATCAAAATTTGCGGAATAACCACACGGCAGGATGCGTCAGTCGTCGTCGAGGCCGGGGCCGACGCGCTGGGGTTCAACTTCTACCCTCGTAGTCCACGCTATATTCCCCCCCGAGAGGCAAGTCAGATTGCCAAGAGTTTGCCCCGGGGTGTGGCCAAAGTTGGCGTGTTCGTCAATTCTCCGGTGGGAGAGATCCGTGAAATCGCGTTTCGCGTGACCCTCGACTGGATCCAGCTTCACGGCGATGAGACGCCCGACATCCTCCGGCAGCTTCGCCCTCTTGTCTGCATCAAGGCATTTCGGGTGGATGAAGAAACGGGGCTGGGTCCCGTGAAGCAGTTTCTCGAAGCGTGCGTGAAACAGGACGTGATGCCACGTGCCATCCTCTTGGATAGCCGCAAGGATGACGCTTATGGTGGCACCGGATCGACGTTCGACTGGAAACTGGCGAAAGAATACGCAAAGCTCGTCTCCAATCCCCCGCCCCTAATCCTTTCGGGGGGGTTGACCCCCGAGAATGTTGAAGAAGCTATCCTTACCGTTAATCCCGCTGCGGTGGACGTGGCGAGCGGGGTGGAAGAATCGCCCGGGAAAAAATCGGCCGAGAAAGTGCTCCGCTTTGTGCAGCAGGCTAAAGCCGCCTGGCAAAAACTGGCTTCCTGA
- a CDS encoding PP2C family protein-serine/threonine phosphatase, whose product MISSLTQTSWKDCLEVAAKSDIGLRRYNNQDAHAEDLAGSQQAFLDRGHLFLVADGMGAHAAGETASKKAAEVIPLAYRKLRDLPPPEALREAVREANQEIFQCAQANENFRGMGTTVSALAVLPSGAWIAQVGDSRVYRCRGDVIEQLSQDHSLAWELRRLPEDIRPQYVPKNIITRSLGPQMDVEVDLEGPFPVQPGDIFVLCTDGLSGQVSDEEIGQIVRALPPAEAVETLVNLANLRGGPDNITVTVVRVKATAHCASSGDATGDAVFPARSRWIRLAGYLCIAVGIIGFAVALFGVAQLKLLAHPSVWGILILPLVALFFGFYLLSHPAQTDGPVLRLGNPSAPYSTANCAFRRETLENLLQILAELEDAARQENWDIDWSLLEKLRTSAVAARDDRLGEAIADACRAINHVMTRARQQRRQTHPAPNDPFFRQL is encoded by the coding sequence ATGATCAGTAGTCTGACGCAAACGAGTTGGAAGGACTGTCTTGAGGTGGCGGCCAAAAGCGATATTGGCTTGCGCCGCTACAACAATCAAGACGCCCACGCCGAAGATCTTGCCGGCAGTCAGCAGGCTTTTTTAGACCGCGGACATCTTTTCCTGGTGGCTGATGGCATGGGCGCCCACGCTGCCGGGGAGACGGCCAGCAAAAAGGCGGCAGAGGTTATTCCCCTTGCTTACCGAAAGCTCCGCGATCTGCCGCCGCCGGAAGCCCTCCGAGAGGCCGTGCGGGAAGCTAACCAGGAAATTTTTCAGTGTGCCCAGGCCAATGAGAATTTTCGGGGGATGGGGACCACGGTGAGTGCGCTGGCGGTCCTGCCTTCCGGGGCATGGATCGCGCAAGTGGGGGATAGTCGCGTCTACCGCTGCCGGGGGGATGTCATCGAGCAACTTTCGCAGGACCACAGCCTTGCGTGGGAGCTGAGACGGCTTCCTGAGGACATTCGACCTCAGTACGTCCCCAAGAATATCATCACCCGATCACTGGGCCCCCAGATGGACGTGGAAGTGGACCTTGAAGGGCCTTTCCCCGTTCAGCCTGGCGATATTTTTGTCCTGTGCACCGACGGGCTTTCCGGACAGGTGTCGGATGAGGAGATTGGACAGATTGTCCGCGCCCTTCCCCCGGCGGAAGCTGTGGAGACTCTCGTCAACCTGGCGAACCTGCGTGGCGGTCCCGACAATATCACCGTCACCGTGGTGCGTGTGAAGGCGACGGCCCATTGTGCCAGTTCGGGAGATGCCACGGGGGACGCTGTGTTCCCGGCACGGAGTCGGTGGATTCGGCTGGCCGGTTACCTCTGTATCGCGGTGGGCATTATCGGTTTTGCGGTGGCCCTTTTTGGAGTGGCGCAACTGAAGCTACTTGCGCACCCATCTGTATGGGGGATTTTGATTTTGCCGCTTGTCGCCTTGTTTTTCGGTTTTTACCTTTTATCACATCCCGCACAGACCGACGGGCCAGTGCTGCGACTCGGCAATCCCTCTGCTCCCTACAGCACCGCGAACTGTGCTTTCCGCCGCGAAACGCTGGAAAATCTTCTGCAGATTCTGGCCGAGCTGGAGGATGCGGCACGCCAGGAAAACTGGGACATTGACTGGTCCCTACTTGAGAAGCTGCGGACGTCCGCCGTAGCCGCCCGAGATGACCGATTGGGAGAGGCAATTGCCGACGCGTGTCGGGCGATCAACCATGTGATGACTCGCGCCCGACAACAGAGACGACAGACTCACCCAGCGCCAAACGACCCCTTTTTCCGTCAGCTATGA